The nucleotide window AATCAACCCGCCGCCCCTAATCAACCCGCTACTCCAGCTTCACCTGCTGCGCCAGCCGCTCCGGCTAATAACCAAATCCCTGATATTCCCGGCGCACCCATCCAGCGAGTGCCCCTGCCGCCTCCCCCTTCTGGGCGCTAATCATCTAGCCTAAGGAACTAGCCGCTTCAAGCCGGTCAAACTTCTGGAGGCAATCGCCTAAAATGGAAAGGTTGTCAAAAATTCTGAACTGACATGGCTGTTCCTAAGAAGAAAACCTCGAAATCGAAACGAGACAAACGCAAAGCGACTTGGAAGCGCAAGGCGGCACTGCAAGCTCAAAAAGCCCTGTCTCTCGGCAAGGCCGTTTTGAGTGGACGCTCTTCCTTTGTTTATCCGACCGAAGAGGAACAAGAGGAAGAAAGCTAACACTAACAAATGGAGAGTCGGCACAGGCTTGGGGGGTCTTTTTGTTGACGTAAATTTTGCCCTGATGGCAAAATTCAACGCTACGGTGTGATTAGTACCCATATCACTATCTCTACTGGAATCATGATAGGGAAATTCTTCCG belongs to Microcoleus sp. AS-A8 and includes:
- the rpmF gene encoding 50S ribosomal protein L32, with the protein product MAVPKKKTSKSKRDKRKATWKRKAALQAQKALSLGKAVLSGRSSFVYPTEEEQEEES